The following proteins come from a genomic window of Populus nigra chromosome 6, ddPopNigr1.1, whole genome shotgun sequence:
- the LOC133698063 gene encoding putative ABC transporter C family member 15: protein MGIFLLGTGMDISVEIVYAAFAVLLLAWLLTDILKQRRGGGDLQCREHQAVKQPTVLFTTVAVLSNIIISILYLGFGFYQYWDLGIVTSKSVFLSVTWILATLVACYSKNRTLRENNRWPVVVILWWVVYSIFCSLSVSIHFITRFSSIELPYSWPEANIADFPSLPLSILLSLNALTFRCRSTKTHNDLETPLLHGSLFKDSACYRNAGIWSKLTFRWLNPLFSRGRMEKLELSHVPSVPASETARYASSLLEDSFGKNKNETSNLPKAIAYAVWKSLTVNGVFAGVNTIASYMGPLLITNFVNFLSENHDDSGYLNGLVLAFIFFFSKTVESLTQRQWYFGAQRIGVRVRAALSVLVYKKSLSVKFAGSSNGKIINMINVDVERIGDFCWNIHGVWLLPFQVFLALVILYRNLGAAPSIAALSSTILVMVSNTPLASKQERLHSRIMEAKDLRIKATSETLKSMRVLKLYSWEPTFFKKLLQLRETERNCLRRYLYTSSAMAFLFWASPTLVSVITFGVCIILKTPLTTGTVLSALATFRILQEPIYNMPELISMIAQTKVSIDRIQDFLREKDQKKQIRYQTSQASDIAIEMKSGEYAWETKDQISTKPTIKITKNMKIMKLYKVAVCGPVGSGKSSLLCSIIGEIPRISGAGIKVHGTKAYVPQRAWIQTRTVRDNVLFGKDMNRDFYDDVLKGCALNQDIEQWADGDLTVVGERGVNLSGGQKQRIQLARALYSNSDVYILDDPFSAVDAHTGTHLFKKCLMQLLSQKTVIYATHQLEFLQAADLVLVMKDGMIVQSGKYEDLIADPTGELVRQMVAHRRSLNQVNPPQEDNSLTSIPSQLNQIEVTEEKFEKPSSSDRFSERTQEEVSETGRVKWSVYSTFITSAYKGALVPIILLCQVLFQGLQMGSNYWIAWATEENHKVTREKLIGIFILLSGGSSVFILGRAVFLATIAIETAQRLFLGMISSVFRATISFFDATPSSRILSRSSTDQSTVDTDIPYRLAGLAFALIQLLSIIILMSQVAWQVFPIFLVILGISIWYQAYYITTARELARMIGIRKAPILHHFSESIAGAATIRCFNQEERFLTRNLSLIDDYSRIVFHNTGTMEWLCVRINFLFNLGFFLVLIILVSLPKSAINPSLAGLAATYGLNLNVLQSWVIWNLCNVENKMISVERILQFTNIPSEAPLVIEDCGPKPEWPVDGRIELISLHVQYGPSLPMVLKGITCTFPGGKKIGVVGRTGSGKSTLIQALFRVIEPSGGQILIDGLDISKIGLQDLRSRLGIIPQDPTLFQGTVRTNLDPLEQHSDQEIWEVLNKCRLADTVKQDKRLLDATVAEDGENWSVGQRQLVCLARVMLKKRTILVLDEATASIDTATDNIIQGTIREETSRCTVITVAHRIPTVIDNDLVLVLDDGKVVEYDSPVKLLEDNSSSFSKLVKEFLRRSMQE from the exons ATGGGAATTTTTTTGCTGGGGACTGGAATGGACATTTCTGTAGAGATTGTCTATGCCGCATTTGCCGTACTGTTACTGGCATGGCTGTTGACAGACATCTTGAAACAAAGGAGAGGCGGTGGTGATTTACAATGCAGAGAACACCAAGCAGTGAAACAACCCACAGTGCTGTTCACTACAGTTGCTGTTCTTTCTAACATCATAATCTCGATTTTGTACCTTGGTTTTGGGTTTTATCAGTATTGGGACCTTGGAATTGTTACCTCTAAATCTGTGTTCTTATCCGTGACTTGGATTTTAGCTACTCTAGTTGCTTGCTATTCCAAAAACAGAACTCTTAGAGAAAACAACAGATGGCCCGTAGTCGTTATTCTTTGGTGGGTCGTTTACAGCATCTTTTGTTCGCTTTCTGTTTCCATTCACTTCATCACCCGTTTTAGTTCCATAGAATTGCCTTATTCCTGGCCCGAAGCTAATATTGCTGATTTCCCTTCCTTACCACTGTCAATTTTGCTTTCTCTCAATGCTTTGACATTCAGATGTAGAAGTACCAAGACACATAATGATCTTGAAACCCCATTGCTTCATGGGAGTTTGTTCAAAGATTCAGCTTGCTATAGGAATGCTGGGATTTGGAGCAAGCTTACTTTTCGATGGCTAAACCCACTGTTTAGTAGGGGGAGGATGGAAAAACTTGAGCTATCTCATGTTCCTTCAGTTCCTGCATCAGAAACGGCCAGGTATGCTTCCTCATTGCTTGAGGATTcgtttggaaaaaataaaaacgagaCTTCGAATTTGCCGAAAGCCATAGCATATGCTGTTTGGAAATCCCTGACTGTAAATGGAGTTTTTGCAG GAGTAAACACAATCGCCTCCTATATGGGTCCTCTTTTGATCACCAACTTCGTAAATTTTTTGTCGGAGAATCATGATGATTCAGGATACCTCAATGGACTGGTTCTtgctttcatcttctttttctcGAAGACAGTTGAGTCCTTAACACAGCGGCAATGGTACTTCGGTGCTCAGCGTATTGGCGTGCGAGTGAGAGCTGCTCTCTCAGTACTAGTTTACAAGAAATCTTTATCAGTGAAGTTTGCTGGTTCAAGCAATGGCAAAATCATAAATATGATCAATGTTGACGTAGAGAGAATTGGTGACTTCTGTTGGAACATCCATGGGGTTTGGCTGCTACCATTCCAGGTGTTTTTGGCCCTTGTTATCCTCTATAGAAACCTGGGTGCTGCCCCCTCTATTGCAGCTCTCTCTTCCACAATTCTGGTGATGGTTAGCAACACTCCTTTGGCCAGTAAGCAAGAAAGGCTCCACTCCAGGATCATGGAAGCCAAGGACTTAAGAATCAAAGCAACATCAGAGACTCTCAAGAGCATGAGAGTCTTAAAACTGTATTCATGGGAACCAACATTTTTTAAGAAGCTTCTTCAGCTTAGAGAGACTGAGAGAAACTGTCTGAGGAGATACCTCTATACAAGTTCAGCAATGGCCTTTCTGTTTTGGGCTTCACCAACTCTGGTTTCCGTTATCACTTTCGGTGTCTGTATTATATTGAAAACACCATTGACAACAGGAACAGTCCTCTCAGCTCTAGCAACTTTCCGAATTCTCCAAGAGCCCATCTACAACATGCCAGAGCTCATTTCCATGATTGCTCAAACGAAGGTCTCCATCGATCGCATCCAAGATTTTCTAAGAGAAAAAGATCAAAAGAAGCAGATTCGTTACCAAACTTCTCAAGCATCAGACATTGCTATCGAAATGAAAAGTGGAGAATATGCTTGGGAAACAAAAGATCAAATCTCAACGAAACCTACCATCAAAATTACcaagaacatgaaaataatGAAGCTGTACAAGGTTGCAGTTTGTGGTCCAGTTGGGTCTGGCAAATCAAGCCTTTTATGCAGCATAATTGGAGAGATTCCCAGGATTTCTGGGGCAGGAATCAAGGTTCATGGAACAAAAGCTTATGTTCCACAGAGAGCTTGGATTCAAACCAGAACTGTGAGAGACAACGTGTTGTTCGGCAAGGATATGAATAGGGACTTTTATGATGATGTTTTGAAAGGGTGTGCTTTGAACCAGGATATTGAGCAATGGGCTGATGGAGATTTGACTGTAGTGGGAGAGAGAGGGGTGAACTTGAGTGGCGGACAAAAGCAGAGAATTCAACTTGCAAGAGCTCTCTACAGTAATTCAGATGTTTATATCCTAGATGATCCTTTTAGTGCTGTTGATGCGCATACTGGAACGCATTTGTTCAAG AAATGTCTCATGCAACTCTTGTCTCAGAAAACTGTCATATATGCTACCCATCAACTGGAATTTTTACAGGCTGCAGACCTTGTTCTG GTGATGAAAGATGGCATGATTGTCCAGTCAGGAAAATATGAAGACTTGATTGCAGATCCCACGGGTGAACTTGTTAGACAAATGGTTGCCCATAGAAGATCACTAAACCAAGTGAATCCACCCCAAGAAGATAACTCATTAACCAGTATACCATCTcagttaaatcaaattgaagtcacagaagaaaaatttgaaaagcCTAGCAGTTCTGATAGATTTTCAGAGAGAACTCAAGAAGAAGTATCTGAAACTGGCAGAGTGAAATGGAGTGTTTACTCAACCTTCATTACTTCAGCTTACAAAGGAGCCCTTGTTCCAATCATTCTTCTGTGTCAAGTCCTTTTCCAGGGACTGCAGATGGGCAGCAATTACTGGATTGCCTGGGCAACAGAAGAGAACCACAAGGTCACCAGAGAAAAGCTGATCGGCATATTCATTTTGTTGTCCGGTGGAAGCTCCGTCTTTATATTGGGAAGAGCAGTTTTTCTGGCAACAATTGCTATTGAGACTGCTCAGCGTCTCTTCCTTGGAATGATCTCATCAGTTTTTCGAGCTactatttctttctttgatgCTACTCCCTCTAGTAGGATCCTCAGCAGG TCATCTACAGATCAAAGCACAGTAGATACAGACATTCCCTACAGATTGGCTGGATTGGCATTTGCACTAATTCAGCTATTAAGCATCATTATCCTCATGTCTCAGGTGGCTTGGCAGGTCTTCCCCATCTTTCTTGTCATACTAGGAATCTCCATCTGGTATCAG GCTTACTACATTACAACTGCTAGAGAATTAGCCAGAATGATTGGAATCAGAAAGGCTCCTATCTTGCACCACTTTTCAGAATCTATTGCAGGAGCAGCGACAATTCGCTGTTTCAATCAGGAAGAACGCTTTCTGACGAGGAACCTAAGCTTAATTGATGATTATTCTCGCATAGTCTTTCACAACACAGGCACAATGGAATGGCTGTGCGTTCGGATCAACTTTCTCTTCAATCTTGGGTTCTTTCTTGTTCTCATCATCTTGGTCAGCCTTCCTAAGTCAGCCATTAATCCCA GCTTGGCGGGGCTCGCAGCAACCTACGGTCTGAACTTGAATGTTCTTCAGTCTTGGGTTATCTGGAATTTATGCAACgttgaaaacaaaatgatatCAGTTGAAAGAATTCTTCAATTCACTAACATACCTAGCGAAGCTCCTCTAGTGATTGAAGATTGTGGGCCAAAGCCTGAATGGCCAGTGGATGGAAGAATTGAACTGATAAGCCTTCATGTTCAATATGGTCCTTCTCTCCCAATGGTTCTCAAAGGGATAACTTGCACCTTCCCTGGAGGAAAGAAAATCGGTGTTGTGGGCAGGACGGGAAGTGGAAAGTCTACTCTGATTCAAGCTCTCTTTCGAGTGATCGAGCCATCAGGAGGACAAATTCTTATTGATGGACTGGATATTTCCAAGATAGGTTTGCAGGACTTGAGGTCCAGGCTTGGCATAATTCCTCAAGATCCCACTTTGTTTCAAGGAACTGTAAGGACTAATCTGGATCCTTTGGAGCAACACTCGGATCAAGAAATCTGGGAG GTTCTCAACAAGTGCCGGCTTGCAGATACAGTGAAACAAGATAAAAGACTTCTTGACGCAACAG TTGCTGAAGATGGAGAAAACTGGAGTGTTGGACAAAGGCAGCTTGTGTGCCTGGCTAGGGTGATGCTAAAGAAAAGGACAATTTTGGTATTAGATGAGGCCACAGCTTCCATTGATAC